The following are encoded in a window of Torulaspora globosa chromosome 4, complete sequence genomic DNA:
- the SFH1 gene encoding Sfh1p (ancestral locus Anc_4.131), with protein MSQQQFLPQAYLTNFHNRIRNEDVPIFVTAQPSRGHKRAKVVNYAEFDTDIFDEFANVGMGIEGGNDMRSGVSQVGESAGVGAGEVEESKIGSDGNAAEGGSNGSANQHAKPEDVALPDIQDQDDQLSILRYTKIRETFLQSKAATPYRLDIASPLSKDQQEPIMIPISLNLEHGGHTITDFFTWNINDHSVTPEDFATIYCRDLDFPSSSALHSQIVSTINDQLQEYETVAAVVVPDLQVIVNLTCNLNNRLYEDNFQWNLNDKSMSPEMFAEIIVQDLGLPREFMPAIAHAHHEYLLKVKKEWLEGQLNQEHVPNGAAFGYLSGIRLDVDELGARWCPKVEVLTQEEIQKREIEKERNLRRLKRESDRMGRRGRRRIDDLETTMRI; from the coding sequence ATGTCACAGCAGCAGTTCCTGCCGCAGGCTTATTTGACTAATTTTCACAATAGAATACGTAACGAGGATGTGCCCATCTTCGTAACGGCTCAACCATCGAGGGGTCACAAGAGGGCCAAAGTTGTCAACTATGCAGAATTTGATACcgatatctttgatgagTTTGCTAACGTTGGCATGGGTATCGAGGGAGGTAATGACATGAGAAGTGGTGTATCTCAAGTTGGCGAAAGTGCGGGTGTAGGCGCGGGggaggttgaagaaagcaagATTGGCTCTGATGGGAACGCAGCAGAGGGCGGTAGCAATGGAAGTGCGAACCAACATGCCAAGCCAGAAGATGTGGCTTTACCGGATATTCAGGATCAGGACGATCAATTGAGTATTCTAAGGTACACTAAGATAAGAGAGACCTTTCTGCAAAGCAAAGCGGCTACGCCATACAGATTAGACATAGCATCGCCATTGTCTAAAGATCAGCAGGAGCCTATTATGATTCCGATAAGTCTGAATTTGGAACATGGCGGTCACACCATCACAGACTTTTTTACCTGGAACATAAACGACCATTCGGTGACTCCGGAGGATTTCGCAACGATATATTGTAGAGACTTGGATTTCCCTAGCTCATCAGCTTTGCACAGTCAGATCGTTTCTACGATAAATGATCAGCTGCAAGAGTACGAAACCGTGGCCGCCGTGGTTGTTCCGGATCTGCAGGTCATAGTGAATCTGACTTGCAACTTGAATAATAGACTTTACGAGGACAATTTTCAATGGAATCTTAACGACAAGAGTATGTCGCCAGAGATGTTCGCAGAGATAATAGTACAGGATTTGGGCCTACCCCGGGAGTTCATGCCAGCGATAGCTCATGCTCATCACGAATACCTTCTGAAAGTCAAGAAAGAGTGGTTGGAAGGTCAATTGAACCAGGAACATGTTCCCAACGGCGCTGCGTTTGGTTATCTCTCGGGTATAAGATTGGATGTTGATGAGCTGGGAGCTCGCTGGTGTCCTAAGGTCGAAGTTCTGACGCAGGAAGAGATACAGAAGCGTGAGATCGAAAAGGAGAGAAATTTGAGACGGTTGAAGAGAGAGTCGGATAGAATGGGCAGACGTGGACGGAGAAGAATCGATGATTTGGAGACGACAATGAGAATTTAA
- the EFB1 gene encoding translation elongation factor 1 subunit beta (ancestral locus Anc_4.130) — MSFTDFSKVETLKELNTFLADKSYIEGTSASQADVTVYRAFQQAYPDFARWFNHLGARSEEFSSFPAASAPAAAAAEEDDDEVDLFGSDEEEDAEAEKVKAQRVAEYQARKANKPAKPAAKSIITLDVKPWDDETDLEQMLANVKAVEMEGLQWGAHKFIPIGFGIKKLQINCVVEDDKVSMDDLQQAIEDDEDHVQSTDVAAMQKL, encoded by the exons ATGTCCTTCACTGATTTCTCTAAGGTTGAAACTCTAAAAGAATTGAACACCTTTTTGGCTGACAAGTCATACATTGAAGG TACTTCTGCCTCTCAAGCTGACGTTACTGTCTACAGGGCTTTCCAACAGGCTTATCCAGACTTCGCCAGATGGTTCAACCACCTTGGTGCCAGAAGTGAAGagttctcttctttcccagctgcttctgctccagctgctgctgccgctgaGGAGGACGACGATGAGGTTGACCTTTTCGGTTccgacgaggaagaagacgcAGAGGCTGAAAAAGTGAAGGCTCAAAGAGTTGCTGAATACCAAGCTAGAAAGGCTAACAAGCCAGCTAAGCCAGCTGCTAAGTCCATCATCACTTTGGATGTCAAGCCATGGGATGACGAAACCGACTTGGAGCAAATGCTTGCCAACGTCAAGGCCGTTGAGATGGAAGGTTTGCAATGGGGTGCTCACAAATTCATCCCAATCGGTTTCGGTATCAAGAAGTTGCAAATCAACTGTGTCGTTGAGGACGACAAGGTCTCTATGGATGATCTACAACAGGCTattgaagacgatgaagaccACGTTCAATCTACCGATGTTGCCGCTATGCAAAAGTTGTAA
- the VPS8 gene encoding CORVET complex membrane-binding subunit VPS8 (ancestral locus Anc_4.129) gives MGDEPFEKKVNSGVVMSERSSFLDFRCTSHSSEKAKTDSAEEIPHLTNSSQGSDTNLFKNPKHAASLIRWKDYNDIYPALGAYGRPSIIYPTKYCCVFGTTRGPILIFSVKQILLSKLIPQIAMSNAENDYIHSEVSHIAVSADGTHLTAAYKSGDVFIWNLNASESSSSPSSISSVITEPLRAILHITNHCGKGINGIGFVGGRHTALVVSDDSGQILLHNGFRSRLWSLTYSSRTIAKFSTGQLLRSELGPYETGKNYSQLIAVVTRTNMGIICLDPKPVTLFVEDIAAKTSGIPLTNSCLSWSKNGCLVALSLNSSLYTFMFSSSRPFALLGKGASATNGAIISLQWINDQALGIMTVSHQLLMVDITRDCLPVMDLDLLMYDLLIPPDKHVAVRDTEIYALTHYNLKIGKFATWMDVTLHRVQNADYIGALNFFETLLKLRSPLAELIKLESEQTKREDQLGQLFFNLALAALRFIFENSNVDYDDLYQLFSTVLRIIGLFEDKFVRSTYFDSFIEQSLEYFNKENVEVLYEVLVNYVTAGLLSSLPPVVFKDMLEFYAKRKRTAIVEELIMMLNPNRLDIDFAVKICKEYGLFDVLVYIWTKIFGDHMTPLVDALCKISEMPEESSLFNNVPVDETEKIYDYLSFTLTGRQYPDGTPINSRQLELEAKTDLYQVIFNGSCVEWPPGSSQKLRTKREQSDEPAFPYFNLLLGYNPLRCLATFNEAFEDSCLNSSEVNVNEEEQKLPVTRQTIIYIMLDMMRKKKKGSSPEATLLAIFISTNAFKYPQFIRLNKQDFENLIDVLCQSEQPSLDADKQRALESILALYAPTNVNQFIKKLEEKKFTRVLFNVYIKARKFVDLFRLTIRSEDASRDFGMNMASITQLVLKETKEDPVAHSSISEIIEDKFTLLLRRLGPKKAALLFEGFDYQLHYCVTSVMDKDVQLEYLDQAFKVSSSPQSDQGIKKLYIELTIHQKNKEKVLSWLHNVDLKSVDAQHILSLLIADQKHEEAYVMHYRLGMFSSVVDDMLFCIEEWFQNNNGRFETLDKYLTAAVDAANSSKQDKKLNWTKLTACFFNLFGSYAADASKRKACKHALQKLFIKLAVSDNSVKEQESGKAENILTNVLEHQDIIMKRIQDLKELLLDIFAAYNIEQHISKLILKILQSSSTSMIYYYKDHVQNGQSICNHECVICGRKIWGLGLDTKVFEMWETASSKYANSLDMGGTAIVLFFCRHSFHRECLENLGQHAEAYFCLTCNKKDKNSG, from the coding sequence ATGGGAGATGAGCCtttcgagaagaaagtcaaCTCAGGCGTCGTAATGTCTGAGCGTTCGAGTTTCCTCGATTTCAGATGCACCAGTCATTCAAGTGAAAAGGCAAAAACCGATTCAGCTGAAGAAATACCTCACCTAACCAATAGCTCTCAAGGATCCGATACTAATCTGTTTAAGAACCCCAAGCATGCTGCATCCTTGATTAGATGGAAGGACTACAATGATATATATCCAGCATTGGGCGCGTACGGTAGACCCTCGATCATCTACCCAACGAAATACTGCTGTGTTTTCGGTACAACGAGGGGCCCGATTCTGATCTTCAGCGTAAAGCAGATTTTGCTCAGCAAGCTAATCCCGCAGATTGCGATGAGCAATGCTGAAAATGACTATATACACTCAGAGGTAAGTCACATAGCGGTGAGCGCAGATGGTACGCACCTGACGGCCGCATACAAGAGTGGGGACGTTTTCATTTGGAATTTGAATGCATCGGAAAGCAGTAGTTCGccatcttcaatatctaGCGTCATTACCGAACCTCTGAGGGCTATACTTCATATAACAAATCACTGTGGTAAGGGGATTAATGGTATTGGCTTTGTTGGTGGTAGACACACAGCTTTGGTTGTTAGCGACGACTCCGGCCAGATATTGTTGCACAATGGGTTCCGATCTCGTCTTTGGTCCTTGACTTATAGCTCACGTACCATCGCAAAATTTTCTACAGGCCAGCTACTCCGCTCAGAATTGGGACCCTACGAGACGGGAAAAAACTATTCGCAACTGATCGCCGTGGTGACGAGGACTAATATGGGAATTATTTGCTTAGATCCCAAGCCTGTCACTCTCTTTGTGGAGGATATTGCGGCCAAGACCTCAGGTATCCCCTTGACCAATTCTTGCCTCTCATGGTCCAAGAATGGTTGCCTGGTTGCGCTTTCCTTGAATAGCAGTCTGTACACGTTTATGTTCAGCTCTTCCCGTCCATTTGCCTTATTGGGAAAGGGCGCTTCTGCAACTAACGGAGCTATCATCTCATTACAATGGATAAATGATCAAGCTCTGGGCATTATGACAGTTTCTCACCAGCTATTGATGGTTGACATCACACGCGATTGTTTGCCAGTAATGGATTTGGACCTTCTGATGTATGATCTACTCATTCCACCAGATAAACATGTGGCCGTACGCGATACTGAAATTTATGCTCTTACGCACTATAATCTTAAGATAGGGAAGTTTGCAACATGGATGGATGTGACCTTGCATCGTGTTCAGAACGCAGACTACATCGGTGCATTAAACTTCTTCGAAACGCTACTTAAATTACGGTCACCTCTGGCGGAGCTGATAAAGCTGGAAAGCGAACAAACAAAAAGAGAAGACCAACTAGGACAATTGTTTTTCAATCTAGCGTTGGCAGCATTGCGATTTATTTTCGAGAATTCCAATGTCGACTATGATGACCTCTACCAGCTTTTTTCGACTGTTCTACGCATCATAGGCTTGTTTGAGGATAAATTCGTTCGTTCCACTTATTTTGATTCTTTCATTGAGCAGTCTTTGGAATatttcaacaaagaaaatgTGGAAGTACTCTATGAAGTTTTGGTTAATTACGTAACTGCTGGCCTGCTAAGTTCCTTGCCTCCAGTTGTCTTTAAAGATATGCTAGAATTCTATGCGAAGCGAAAACGGACCGCTATTGTGGAGGAGCTGATTATGATGCTCAATCCAAATAGGTTGGATATTGACTTCGCGGTCAAAATCTGCAAAGAATATGGGCTCTTCGATGTGCTTGTTTACATTTGGACGAAAATATTCGGTGACCATATGACTCCCCTTGTTGACGCTTTATGCAAGATAAGCGAGATGCCCGAAGAATCCAGTTTATTCAACAATGTGCCTGTTGATGAAACGGAGAAAATTTATGATTATCTGTCTTTCACGCTGACAGGGCGACAATATCCTGATGGGACGCCGATTAATTCAAGGCAATTAGAACTTGAGGCGAAAACTGACCTCTATCAAGTGATTTTCAATGGCTCATGCGTGGAATGGCCTCCAGGCAGTTCACAAAAGTTGCGCACAAAGAGAGAGCAATCGGACGAACCAGCTTTTCCGTATTTTAACTTACTTCTAGGCTACAACCCCTTGAGATGTCTAGCAACATTCaatgaagcttttgaagactcTTGTCTCAATAGCAGCGAAGTAAATGTCAACGaggaagaacaaaaacTGCCTGTTACTCGTCAAACTATCATATACATTATGTTAGATATGATGcggaagaaaaagaagggCAGCAGTCCAGAAGCAACGTTATTGGCAATATTCATCTCCACGAATGCTTTTAAGTACCCTCAGTTCATTCGTCTCAATAAGCAAGACTTCGAAAATCTTATAGATGTTCTTTGCCAATCTGAGCAGCCAAGCTTGGACGCAGATAAACAAAGAGCCTTGGAATCGATTCTTGCTCTTTATGCGCCAACAAATGTGAACCAATTTATaaagaagttggaagaaaagaagttCACAAGAGTTTTATTCAATGTTTACATCAAAGCAAGAAAATTTGTCGACCTATTCCGACTAACAATAAGATCTGAAGATGCTAGTCGGGATTTTGGTATGAACATGGCCTCAATTACCCAACttgttttgaaagaaactAAAGAAGACCCGGTAGCACATTCATCAATCAGTGAAATAATCGAAGATAAATTTACTCTGTTATTAAGGAGGTTGGGGCCCAAGAAAGCCGCTTTACTTTTTGAAGGATTCGATTATCAACTGCATTATTGCGTGACGTCTGTAATGGATAAGGATGTGCAATTAGAGTACTTGGATCAGGCATTCAAAGTTTCGTCATCGCCTCAATCTGACCAAGGAATCAAGAAACTATACATTGAGCTAACAATTCATCAGAAAAACAAGGAAAAGGTACTTTCCTGGCTACACAACGTTGATTTGAAAAGTGTAGACGCCCAGCACATTCTCAGTCTGCTCATCGCTGACCAAAAGCACGAAGAGGCCTATGTGATGCATTACCGTTTGGGAATGTTCAGCTCTGTGGTCGATGATATGCTTTTCTgtattgaagaatggtTTCAGAACAATAACGGACGCTTTGAAACACTCGATAAATATCTAACGGCAGCAGTTGATGCCgccaattcttccaagcAAGACAAGAAGCTCAACTGGACGAAGCTCACAGCCTGctttttcaatctcttcgGAAGCTATGCTGCCGATGCGAGTAAAAGGAAGGCTTGCAAACATGCTTTGCAAAAGCTATTCATTAAGTTGGCTGTGTCAGACAATTCTGTCAAGGAGCAAGAGTCTGGAAAAGCGGAGAACATTCTAACGAACGTTTTAGAGCATCAGGACATTATCATGAAAAGAATACaagatttgaaggaattaCTGCTTGATATATTTGCGGCTTACAACATCGAGCAGCATATCTCGAAGCTGATATTGAAGATCTTGCAGAGTTCTTCCACAAGCATGATATATTACTATAAAGATCACGTCCAGAACGGACAGTCAATTTGCAATCACGAATGTGTGATCTGTGGAAGGAAAATTTGGGGTTTGGGTCTTGATACTAAGGTGTTTGAAATGTGGGAGACAGCAAGCAGCAAGTATGCAAATTCATTAGATATGGGAGGCACGGCGATCGTTTTGTTTTTTTGCCGCCATTCATTTCACAGAGAATGCTTAGAAAATTTGGGGCAGCATGCAGAGGCCTACTTTTGCTTGACTTGCAATAAGAAGGACAAAAATTCTGGATGA
- the TFC3 gene encoding transcription factor TFIIIC subunit TFC3 (ancestral locus Anc_4.128), with the protein MAVYPDELVHLLQQDIAYNKGKINLHNLWDIADNYVDLKDNKIKEFVFSCLVSCPHVLLYCGDDVIELPYSAIVSKETDFSIAITEDKLWTILTGYTKKESNIGGHAFELLLEIARSKDHGINTKDLAVATGQDPRSITGRVKKLSHLVSAVQMLYKGHVVKLLKLRKFAKSGSAVKQYINMRDHLKDIVQVVKKSKNCVRQIIDLKREFQFDQDKRLSKSFIAAISWLDENGYLKKVLVVSPTNPSVRIRCVQYLRDYLPEEKSVNDFENEIDSSDDEPAADEKGGLDEEDAYENLDTVNATSLLQEQNLIVEEQTVPPLSNILVNRFYPMQNQAYSLADESGLAGISTMQMVSRLTGKDYKRAFTKVSEYYVENAGSKGKRTKYCSLVKAYDFEGKKKFYRFFTEANFLKLMDVQQINGEKSFQQIASARKSIASMNSEHFVPLNNTLRFLRDGDQERFFWNGELKVAANPNAPIRGRKRKQQELIGNETIEDRPKSEAKIAKSDRLSDGLQEINDYNGSMTTDRRLEKAHENTKVISHGGFSAKSLRSLWRQRAIIEVVRRAGGVTYLREQFFEDVSHFMGSQTMIDKKTIRGDVTLMIKCDKLRDRIEPNSGRRIIFLPGVESEVISNYVLKEKDNKKAVFKDVIHDADLYFFDQTEKNKFHRGIKSARRVRDFQNSSKAQKKSSAADKTIKMRPRAENEPEIAKRSMDTQEKTAKKSKGKASHGKLDTLSSSGLYHIGKKNGAKALVMAVVISKSIKNEILWDKITALFPHNSVDNLKKQWTARRVKMGHNGWRAHVDKWHKILLDAIKNEEASLEDAETLDLLKLVRLWMASDNHRNKRFVSLYRDYAENRRCFTFVKENSRRQSKMGVAMSSMVQRETFLLKKVYSLDVAEESPTKESDSEDEARAIIQSVLYDSPTLAKEQLSALRTVSKETLDKVIMDLAKEKQVYFVGSKLEATGLLQEYLGIEGNFINMERSEKYRRKMSEMFDARCGILISGEVPDFASWVIIGLIAEKQVELNALMNTKDATPFSYTTRRFGVSALTPPLILSPTSKYESYKESSHIPIPIGAGNGRLWINSVGSIRDSVWKALVTMVLKRIVFNPGIDPKQLIFSCNGILSLREMSEICDWLCRKELIYEMPCAGYGASSGWYRLFT; encoded by the exons ATGGCAGTGTATCCTGATGAGCTagtccatcttctgcagcaggATATAGCGTATAATAAGGGAA AAATTAACCTTCATAATTTGTGGGATATCGCTGACAATTATGTGGATCTAAAGGATAACAAAATCAAGGAGTTTGTTTTCTCCTGTTTGGTGTCATGTCCCCACGTCCTGCTCTATTGTGGAGATGATGTAATTGAGTTACCATACTCAGCTATCGTGTCTAAAGAAACAGATTTCTCTATCGCCATTACTGAGGATAAGCTCTGGACCATTTTAACTGGCTACACTAAAAAGGAATCCAATATTGGCGGCCATGCATTCGAACTGCTTCTTGAGATAGCGAGATCGAAAGATCATGGCATCAATACAAAAGATCTGGCAGTTGCAACGGGTCAGGATCCCAGGAGCATAACAGGCCGTGTAAAAAAGTTGTCCCATTTGGTTTCTGCTGTCCAGATGCTTTACAAGGGGCATGTCGTAAAGTTGTTGAAACTACGAAAATTCGCAAAAAGCGGTAGTGCTGTCAAACAATACATCAATATGAGAGACCATCTAAAGGATATCGTCCAGGTAGtgaagaagtcgaagaaCTGTGTTCGACAGATCATCGATTTGAAAAGGGAATTTCagtttgatcaagataAAAGGttatcaaaatctttcatTGCCGCTATCAGCTGGCTGGATGAAAATGGGTATCTAAAAAAAGTTTTGGTGGTTTCACCAACGAATCCCTCCGTGAGGATACGGTGTGTTCAATATTTGCGCGACTATCTTCCAGAGGAGAAATCCGTCAACGATTTCGAAAACGAAATTGACAGTAGTGACGATGAGCCTGCTGCTGACGAGAAGGGAGGTCTGGATGAGGAGGACGCTTATGAAAATCTCGATACAGTCAATGCTACCAGCTTGCTCCAGGAGCAGAATTTAATTGTGGAAGAGCAAACCGTTCCACCTCTTTCGAATATCCTGGTCAATCGCTTTTACCCGATGCAAAACCAGGCCTATAGCTTGGCGGACGAATCAGGTTTGGCTGGTATTTCGACCATGCAAATGGTCAGCAGGCTGACAGGCAAGGATTATAAGAGAGCATTCACGAAGGTTAGTGAGTATTACGTGGAGAATGCAGGCAGTAAAGGAAAGCGAACGAAGTACTGTAGTCTAGTGAAGGCCTATGATTTTGAaggcaagaagaaattttaTCGTTTTTTCACAGAAGCGAATTTCTTAAAACTGATGGATGTGCAACAAATTAATGGTGAGAAGAGCTTCCAACAGATAGCCTCTGCTCGGAAAAGCATCGCTTCTATGAATAGTGAGCACTTTGTTCCTTTGAATAACACGTTGCGATTTTTGAGAGATGGTGATCAGGAGCGTTTTTTTTGGAATGGTGAACTCAAAGTTGCAGCAAATCCAAATGCGCCAATACGCGGACGTAAAAGAAAGCAACAGGAATTAATTGGAAATGAAACCATTGAAGATAGGCCTAAATCTGAAGCCAAAATAGCAAAGTCCGATCGGTTATCGGACGGGCTCCAGGAAATCAATGATTATAATGGCAGTATGACGACTGACCGTCGGTTGGAGAAAGCTCATGAGAACACCAAGGTAATTAGTCATGGGGGGTTTTCTGCCAAATCCCTGCGGTCATTGTGGCGGCAGCGCGCCATAATTGAAGTGGTAAGGAGAGCAGGTGGCGTTACGTACTTACGAGAACAATTTTTCGAAGATGTTTCTCACTTTATGGGATCTCAGACAATGATTGACAAGAAAACTATCCGTGGCGATGTAACTCTGATGATCAAATGCGATAAACTAAGGGACCGGATAGAACCCAACAGCGGGCGACGCATAATTTTCCTGCCTGGCGTCGAGAGTGAAGTCATCTCCAACTATGTTTTAAAGGAGAAGGATAACAAGAAGGCTGTTTTCAAGGATGTAATTCACGATGCTGACCTGTacttttttgatcaaaCCGAAAAGAATAAGTTTCACAGAGGTATCAAGTCAGCACGGCGTGTGCGCGACTTCCAGAACAGTTCGAAAGCTCAAAAAAAGTCGTCTGCAGCTGATAAGACCATTAAAATGCGACCACGAGCTGAGAATGAACCTGAGATAGCAAAGCGATCGATGGATACTCAGGAAAAAACTGCTAAGAAAAGCAAAGGAAAGGCTTCCCACGGTAAACTCGATACCTTGAGCAGCAGTGGTCTATATCACATtgggaaaaaaaatggtGCTAAAGCTTTGGTGATGGCGGTTGTCATATCCAAAAGTATAAAGAATGAGATCTTATGGGATAAGATAACGGCTTTGTTTCCTCATAATTCGGTGGAtaacttgaagaaacagtGGACCGCGCGCAGAGTTAAGATGGGACACAACGGATGGAGAGCCCACGTAGATAAATGGCACAAGATTTTACTTGACGCCATCaagaacgaagaagcaAGTTTGGAAGATGCGGAAACTTTGGATTTACTGAAGTTAGTCAGGTTATGGATGGCTTCCGATAACCATCGAAACAAAAGATTTGTGTCCTTATATCGAGATTACGCTGAAAATAGAAGATGTTTTACCTTTGTGAAAGAAAACAGTCGTAGACAATCAAAGATGGGAGTCGCAATGTCTTCGATGGTTCAAAGAGAGACATTTTTGCTCAAAAAAGTCTATTCGTTGGATGTAGCGGAGGAAAGCCCTACAAAGGAGTCAGATAGTGAAGATGAAGCGAGAGCCATTATTCAATCTGTGCTTTACGACAGTCCGACATTAGCCAAAGAACAGTTGTCAGCCCTCAGAACCGTTAGCAAAGAAACTCTCGATAAAGTCATAATGGATCTGGCGAAAGAAAAGCAAGTATACTTCGTGGGATCAAAGCTTGAGGCTACTGGGctccttcaagaatatttgGGTATTGAGGGGAATTTCATAAACATGGAGAGGTCAGAGAAATATCGCAGGAAAATGAGCGAGATGTTTGATGCACGCTGCGGAATTTTGATAAGCGGTGAAGTTCCGGACTTTGCCTCGTGGGTTATTATTGGCTTGATTGCTGAAAAGCAGGTAGAGCTTAATGCGCTAATGAATACAAAAGATGCCACTCCTTTCAGCTACACGACGAGAAGATTCGGAGTAAGTGCTCTTACCCCACCACTTATCCTATCTCCTACGTCGAAGTATGAATCTTACAAAGAAAGTAGTCATATACCAATTCCTATAGGGGCTGGCAACGGTAGGCTTTGGATCAACTCTGTGGGTTCCATAAGAGATTCTGTCTGGAAAGCACTGGTTACGATGGTCCTGAAACGTATCGTATTCAATCCTGGAATTGACCCCAAACAGTTAATTTTCAGCTGCAATGGTATTCTGTCGCTAAGAGAGATGTCAGAAATCTGTGATTGGTTATGCCGTAAGGAATTGATCTATGAAATGCCTTGTGCCGGCTATGGGGCATCCAGCGGCTGGTATCGATTATTTACTTAG
- the EFM5 gene encoding protein-lysine N-methyltransferase (ancestral locus Anc_4.127) codes for MSKDSDTEDELALSAHALAALQEFRLEQEKHQDEFRKIYQEADREFSEAKKRKEGMKLFKEDWQLSQFWYTDSTADLLADALLEGADADTVIAIVSAPSVYAAIKRKQDREIPTEHIYLMEYDRRFELMAGKEHFLFYDYRNPQDFDAKLKGKVNRLIIDPPFLNEDCQTKSAITAKALLAENDNSKTRNGLLKHRLISCTGERMSEVISKVYPDTKMTTFLPEHANGLSNEFRCYANFKWNGWSFSTK; via the exons ATGTCAAAAGATTCGGATACGGAAGATGAGCT AGCTTTGTCTGCTCATGCTCTGGCAGCATTGCAAGAGTTCCGTTTGGAACAGGAGAAACATCAGGATGAGTTTCGTAAGATCTATCAGGAGGCAGACAGAGAATTCTCTGAGGCTAAGAAAAGAAAGGAAGGGATGAAACTATTCAAGGAAGATTGGCAACTATCTCAATTTTGGTACACCGATTCAACAGCCGACTTATTAGCCGATGCTTTGCTTGAGGGTGCCGATGCAGATACTGTCATTGCAATAGTTAGCGCTCCTTCCGTTTACGCCGCCATCAAGAGAAAACAGGATCGGGAGATACCAACGGAACATATTTATCTCATGGAGTATGATAGAAGGTTCGAGCTAATGGCGGGGAAAGAACATTTCCTATTTTATGATTACCGGAATCCTCAAGATTTTGATGCAAAGTTAAAGGGTAAGGTCAATAGGCTTATAATCGACCCGCCTTTTTTGAACGAAGATTGCCAAACCAAAT CCGCGATAACTGCTAAAGCCCTGCTAGCAGAAAATGACAATAGTAAAACTAGAAATGGTCTTTTGAAACACAGATTAATTTCATGCACAGGTGAAAGAATGTCCGAAGTGATCTCTAAGGTCTATCCAGATACAAAAATGACGACTTTCTTACCGGAGCATGCCAACGGATTGAGTAATGAGTTTCGCTGTTACGCTAATTTCAAGTGGAATGGATGGAGCTTCAGTACTAAATAG
- the ERG26 gene encoding sterol-4-alpha-carboxylate 3-dehydrogenase (decarboxylating) (ancestral locus Anc_4.126): MMEDIESVLLIGGAGFLGLHLIEQFSKATPKPKIHVFDVRPLPERLSKQFTFNPSDIRFHKGDLTSADDVEKAIKESGSKVVVHSASPMHGNTQQVYELVNVKGTRNVLDVAKRCGVKAFVYTSSAGVIFNGQEVHNADETWPIPKIPMDGYNETKASAEAMVLEANDPRNGFSTLALRPAGIFGPGDRQLVPGLRAVAKLGQSKFQLGDNNNLFDWTYAGNVADAHVLAAQKLLNPSTSSKVSGETFFITNDSPAYFWALARTVWKADGHVDKNVIVLKRPVAIFAGYLSQFFSKILGKEPGLTPFRVKIVCATRYHNISKAKELLGYQPKVDIEDGISRTLAWMDEGL; encoded by the coding sequence ATGATGGAAGATATTGAGTCCGTTTTGCTTATTGGCGGAGCAGGGTTTTTAGGTCTCCATTTGATTGAACAATTTAGCAAGGCTACTCCGAAGCCTAAGATACATGTCTTTGATGTGAGGCCATTGCCCGAAAGGCTTTCCAAACAGTTTACATTCAATCCATCAGATATAAGATTTCACAAAGGAGATCTTACGTCGGCGGATGATGTGGAGAAAGCCATTAAAGAAAGCGGTTCAAAGGTTGTCGTACACTCTGCATCTCCAATGCATGGCAATACACAACAGGTTTACGAATTAGTGAATGTAAAGGGCACCAGAAACGTCCTGGATGTGGCTAAGAGATGCGGAGTGAAGGCTTTTGTTTATACGTCTTCTGCTGGAGTCATCTTCAATGGGCAAGAAGTGCACAACGCGGATGAGACTTGGCCGATACCTAAAATTCCCATGGATGGTTATAATGAAACGAAAGCATCCGCTGAAGCAATGGTTCTGGAAGCCAATGACCCAAGAAACGGATTCTCAACTCTTGCCTTGCGGCCCGCAGGCATCTTTGGGCCAGGCGATCGCCAATTGGTTCCGGGACTTAGAGCTGTTGCCAAACTAGGTCAGTCAAAGTTCCAACTAGGAGATAATAACAATTTGTTCGACTGGACATACGCCGGTAATGTCGCTGATGCGCATGTTCTAGCAGCGCAAAAGCTACTAAACCCGTCGACGTCATCTAAGGTGTCTGGTGAGACTTTTTTCATTACAAACGATTCACCAGCATATTTCTGGGCCTTAGCCAGAACCGTCTGGAAAGCAGATGGGCACGTTGATAAAAACGTCATCGTATTGAAAAGGCCAGTGGCAATTTTTGCTGGTTATCTCTCTCAATTTTTCTCAAAGATATTAGGGAAAGAACCGGGCCTAACACCTTTCAGGGTTAAAATTGTTTGCGCTACTCGTTACCACAATATTAGCAAAGCCAAAGAATTGTTAGGATACCAACCCAAGGTTGATATCGAAGACGGcatttcaagaactttggCGTGGATGGACGAAGGATTATAG